The Cottoperca gobio chromosome 5, fCotGob3.1, whole genome shotgun sequence region TGTTTGTTTCGTCAGATTGTAAAATCTCTTGTGTTGGTTGTGTCAGTTCTGCGAGGTGATCTCCGTCTCCTGGCTGAAGCACCTCTCAGGTCAACTGGTTCTGGTCCTGTTGGACTACCTGGATCACGTGACCTTGTGCTCCAAGCTGAAGGCGGCTGtgatggagcagcagcagtggccCGACATCTGCAGGCTGCAAGGTGAATTAAATCAAACTTCATGAATCCCTGCGATCAAGAACGAAACCATCTTCCTccatgtttcctcctcctctgcagaaaACGCTCGCTGTCTGCAGCATCTCTGTCGGCTGCAGGTTCGTCGTTGTCTCGGTCGCCTTCGGCTCAGATCGCCGGTGTTCATGAGCTTCGTGCCGTTACCGGAGCGCCTGAAGGACTACATCCTGTACCGGGAGCACGAGCTGTACGTCATGCAGAGAGGCACGGCGGGGTGACGAGAGGACCAAAAGTATTTAACTCGTGTGCATCCATTTAAACTATATCcgcattaaattaaattaaattaaatatatatatagttacattttctaactaactttttaaatgttaacctTTTATATTCCAGTTTGTTCACATAATGccaccattgtttttgtttttttaaacacaaaaatgtatttatttgctgtTTGCTGGTTGTTAATATATGTAAATTATTAGCAACATTGATTGTGATTGATGCCCCGAGTGGAAACCAGGAAAGTTAGCAGGTATTTGCTATAAAAAGAAACTCACACCTTTTCCAAAACGTATGTCACGTGCACGAACACATCCGAAAATTAAAAAAGTCCCTATTGAGACACAAGGATTAaacatgcataaataaatgttttgtatttttctattaAAACGTATTAATTTCCTGAAAGACAGGGTTTACTGTTTGTTATGGTCTATATTTATCACAGATCAGGAGGATCATTTCACAACACAACTGTGCATTAGAGTTCTTACTTCATCACAATGTGATGCTGCTGAAATGAATAAAGGATTATTTATTACCCTGCTTGTTGTCTTTTAATAATGGTGACACAGATATCaaagtgtaaagaaaataaagggCGTAagattaaagtataaagtatttaaactgCAGGTGGTGATTTCAACCCAGAGAAAATACATTGAACATTTGTCTCATCCGACACGGAGACTTCTGCAGCAGGTTCACGTGATGCGTCTGGACAGTAAATTACAACACGAGCCCAAAAGCTTCTGGAAAGATTTAATCTCACTTTACTTCCACTGTTCTAACAAACAGTCAGGATGATGTCAGATGCAGAAAATGCTGCTAAATAACTCTGATCAATCATTGAGGCTAATATCCATGATGAGACATCATGATGATCTGAGAGGACACGAGGACCATCGCTGCTTTAGACTCAAACATGTTTGACGTGGTGGAGAACTGACCCAAACAGGAGGACGTTAATGTGCATGCAGCTCCTTAAAATGTGAAGTGAAACAAACCAAAGACTAAAGATTgcgtccaaacacacacacacacacgctcacacacacacacacacacacacacaaagaagtgtTGGGCTCACTCTGGTTTTTGTCTGAAGCTGAGTCAGCAGCGGCAAATAATACTGCGTAATTCTGACATTTCACACACTGTGTCTCTgaatttctttacattttatacatttgtggGGTGGTAGGGGGGGATACatgtaaaagacaaaacatttaccCACACACATGGGTAAAAggtacaataaaaaaataaattatcacCTCcataaaccaaaaataaaatattcatatttgctCTGTCTTATTCCAGCTCCTGGGGTTGAGTTgctgtccagcagggggcggtGCTGCGTCACAGCCGGCCTCTGGAGCTTGATGAAGGAAGCATAAATGGACAAATGTGATTGGCTAACACATCTCATCAGGACCAATCGGATGAGATAAGTGGTGATATCTTTAAATGAACTGTGCCCAATTTGGTTGACAACCACAGGATGATGAACTGTCATTTAGTTTGTCATTTACGGAGCTCTGCGAGGCTTTCTGGTGATTTTCAtgttaaatagttttctctcgtGTGTTTAAGACGTAAGAACATCTTAAGTTTTAAGTCCCCCCCCGAAAAAAGATGCTGTGAAACAGGtgggaaaataaagttttggaaagtgaatgtgtttattttgtacgttatctttttatttaataaaagcaggtGTCATAAGAATGTGTTGTAATACTTatttcggccacaagaggcgCCACTATCCCTTGTTctatatagaaataaaaacattcatgttttcttccaggtgaggtGATTTAGCgccaattaaaataaatttcTAGCCAAAAGAAAGGCAGTAAAGTTACacaacatgctaacacacaatataatgGACATCGTGTTTGGAGagcataaagaaaataaaactccccaggaagaaaacatgaatgcttttagtcttttcttttcacagacGGAAGAAATATATAGGAAACTTAAAATATTATCTTTTTCCCCACCTGttattaagtcataaacacaggagagaaatcTATTTTGATCAGACTTCTTTTCTCACTTGTCCTCTCTGGGCTTCCGTACAACCGGGCAACATTATCATTAAAAACCTTGAATTGATCACGATGATTTAAACATCATGTTTcagaagaattatgtttttcaaATAAACGATTCCAATCAAATTATAATGAAAAGAATCTGGAGCGAAAGGAGTTGAAGTGGAGTATTTCTCTGGAACACAGTTCCTTGCAATGAACAtggatttaaatattttgtatggTTTTGCGCAGATTTGCCATATTGTGAttttatctcacacacacacacacacacacacatatatacatatatatatatatatatatatgtatataatatatgtaagaaaaatattctttttattaaatattcttgTTATTCAACCATATCACAGAGCCCTAACTTAAGGAATAAGGCTGGTAttattctatatgtttcttATCGTCAACAGATCGCATTAAAAAGacccaaaccaacaatgtgtgtttatctttcaacacttcctgtctgtggctctcggCATCAAACCCATTTGTTCCTCCTGAAGATACAAATGAAAAGATTAAAAATGGCTCACAGATACAAAGCTGACAACACAATCCCACCACAAGGTCCATTAAATCGCTgcttctggagcttttgatcaaAGCACACCAgacatttctatttttctgAGCACGTTAAGGACTTTATCTTAAAAGTAGAAATTTAAATTCACTCTTGACTTTGGAAAAACAGCAACAGGAAGCAGAAATAAGTAGCCGCTCTGAAGCTTTCTATCTTTAAAAGCCAACATGgactgaaagctccagaaaagcTGCTAAAAGGAAGTTGTGGGACGATTGTTTTCAACTTGTTTCCAAAGTCAAGAATAAAGAAACTTTTAGGGACGCTGGCGGCCGAGGGGGTCTTAAGACGGCGACCATGAACCCCAACATCCCCAGATGGTCTCTCTACATTTGGTTAAAAATAATctcatacataaaaaaataactttaaacatttaaaaggatcAGTTTTCATCGGTGTAGTTTATAGCAACGTTTTCTCAAACgggaggaaatagtgcatttgttggggactattttctgcggcggattaatccacatttggtgctctagtgagtatttggggcagcaggtgtgtgtgtgtgtgtgtgtgtgtgtgtgtgtgtgttcatagtaatgaaggaacatgtcagtgcAACATTGttgctcattgatgtgtttttaatagtttttggacaacaatggcgCTCTATGGCACAGACGATATATCAGGCTTTATACACACAATACTCGTTAGTAAGTATTAATTGTTGgtttgagtctttttttttcttctttaaatgggatttgttgacaataagaaaaatatcagCAAACCAGATTTGGGAAAGTGACACTTATGCGTTCAATATTACACAATAAACCCAGAGGATGATTTTACAGGACACCGACTACTAACGTTTTTGAATTAAGCCCCAAAAACGGACACACagcggttttttttttttttagaaatgatCTATACTCTTTCCTTAAAGCCTACTTCTATGTTTATACTTCATCGCCGTTCTCCCCCCGGGGGCGATGCTGCCCTCTGCACtgctgaagaaaaagaaaaagttgccGTCTATCATCGCCATCTATTGCTTTAACAGATGCTTGGATGGGTTTCTGAGTGCGTTTTCGAGGTAACGCTGAAAGAGTCTGTTCACCTGTCCAGGTTCGGTTTTTGTAGAGAAAGAGGAGTGAAGAGAAGTGGAGACGGGGGAGACGggggagtgaggaggagagagggggtgtAAAGTGAGTGTTGACTTCAGTGGGCGGCCCCTGGGAGTCAGCTGATTGGTCGTTCAGAGAGGACGCTCGGCCCGCTGTGCTGTCAAACAGCTCCACAGACAACTGTTcccaggatgtgtgtgtgtgtgtgtgtgtgtgtgtgcgtgcagttGTTTGTCTATCTTAGTGAGGACCAATTTGAGTTTTGAAGGACACTCTTGCTTGTCCTCTCATCCTTCAAAAGTCTGACTTGGTGTTTTGATTATGAAGACCCACTCGACTCGTACGTGTGTTTTTCTTGTTACGTCACTTGGATGTTTGAGCCTCACGGTGCAGAATCACGTACGTGAGTTTGACACCAGAAGGACGattttcacattcatctgctTTGTTCTTTCTGTGCTGACTTTGAATCGGAGTTTAAAGCTCCGCTCCAGACAAGCTTTGAATGTCTTAGTCTGTTTTTTCTACCAAATAAAAGAACTCATTAAAATTCTTTCAATTACTACTTGtccttatatatatttttattggaCTGGCTTCTGATCCAGTTGAGATGCTCACATGTTCACGTCTAAAACTCTGATTCAAGGAAAGTACAGAGAAACTTTCCTCCTTCGGCAGACGAATCCTTCTAGTGTCGAACTCTCACACATGATCGTGCACAGTGAAGCTCCAGATGAAGTGTAGGAGAACTTCTTTCTCTtgcctgtagtgctatttaccAATCTAATCTTGTGAATTACcaagtgttggagatattgtctccaatataatggaactagacgGCACTCTGCTTGTGGAACTCAACAGCAACGTCTCTTTCCATAAATCATGACCTGGTAACTCGAGATAATTCACCTAGACGCACCAAATgtatcaccgcgcagaaggaagcgtgcatggATTACATACTTGTTGGCGGAAAgagatgttgctgttgagtttttgaaatattccattatattagtgagaaggcagacatctctacggccgataccaacactcggcaactcacaccaaagcAATCTAGAGAGATGAAGAGCTCCACAGGTTTGAGGAATAATATGAATCTTTCTTGGTTTTGTGGtgtactgtccctttaaggttAGGGGCTGGGGAATGCATGATGCCAATGCaggtcctcacaagtatagaagaacaagtctgtgtgtgtgtgtgtgtgtgtgtgtgtgtgtgtgtgtgtgtgtgtgtgtgtgttttgcagagcCATTTCAGCTCCACTGTCCCACCGTATGGCCGTTGCTATAGTAACTACTCGACTGTAGAATGCCCACGTTGCCATAGTGACGTCCTGAAGAACCGTGTTCCATATTCACAACGAAACCGTCTGTTTCTAGAAAAACACCGCGGCACGACCTGCACTGACTTTACGACCTGTACTGACTCAcaacaagctgtgtgtgtgtgtgtgtgtgtgtgtgtgtgtgtgtgtgtgtgtgtgtgtgtgtgtgtgtgtgtgtgtgtgtgtgtgtgtgtgtgtgtgtgtgtgcccggaGCTACGGCAGGTTGTCATCCCGCAGGCTCTCCAGGATCTTGACCAGGCTCTCCAGTCCGAACACGTAGCCCCGGTCCGGCCCGTCGTGCACCGCCGTGTCGCCGCGGAAACCCTTGAAGGTGGAGTGGGCGAAGTCGATCATACGCACGTCCACCATGGGGGGCTGCCGgggggcgggaggaggggggcAGGGACTTAACTTGGGAGCAGGGGAGAAGGAGTCTGGATGAGGCTGAGgcgaggggagaggggggaggaaggagTGGCAGTCTGACTTGGAGGGCGGGGCCTGTGGGGGAGGACGAGGGGAGGACGAGGGCGTAGCCATCAGTCCAGGTCCCTGAGAGGACAGGGACCCCGGGTCTGGGTTCTGACTAATGCCCTTTTCACAGGGAGCGTCTGGGGCCAGAGGTGCGTGGGGGCCGGGGCCACAGTGGGGCTCTGCGGGGGCCGCGGGAGTCTTCTGGTGCAACGTTGCATGTTCAggctcctgcagacagaagccGGGGGATCAGtatcattcataacgttgacattcaaattatAAATCAACATTCGAATGCGGTATGTTATTAGTTTTACACTATTTGTAGAGTTAGATTCCagcggtgggggggggggcatcgcTTCTgactcgtgtgatccaaacatttccacaaGTCAAAATGTATCGAACAAAGATGGACGTCATCATTTAAAAGATTCACAACATGTAACAGAATATTCTGCCTTCAtccatatttgtgtgtgtgtgtgtgtgtgtgtggggggggggggtctcttCTGTAGCGTGAACGTTGGGTCAGAGCTGGTTTTGTTTGCTCTGACCTCCCCACAGAAGGAGATGTATGGAACATCATCACAGAGCAGATTTACTTcgacaccaaaacacacactttacaccTTCAGCTCACCTTTCCCTCATAGATGATGAGCAGTGAAGACGAGTAGAAGCGATAGGACGCCTGCTTCTCCAGCACCGCCTTCAGGCTGCGAAGCTTATTCAGGACTGGCTCAAAGAGGTCCTGCCTCAGACCCTTCCCGTTGTGCATGTACTGGTAGAGGGCCTGGCGGAAGCCATCGATCGACAGGCCGCGGCCGTAGTACTTGTTCCTGCAGAGGTAGTGACCGGTGTTCAGCTGGTAcacctgcagagacagagacaccttcttttcaaggactttccaggcccaattctctttaaattcaaggacccaacacgGCATAGATTGAAGATCAAGGTGATGTTACAACACTGACAGTTGTATAATGAGAACTAGCCTTCGCGGTTGTCGTACCTGCATGCCACACACTCTGACTCCCAGCGTCGCTGAAGTGCTCTGTTCACATTTCTTCATCTGCCTGGCCGCCTTCTCCTCGGAGGCGTCGTCTCCGTGCTGCCTGGTGCCCATCTTCAGGTCCAGGATGCAGGGGTAGGAGAAGTGGTGGACCACGTTCTCCAACAGCAGAAACTCTGGTTCAAACGATGCGGTTAAGGAGCAAATCTCGGTTTGTCAAGCGAAGCGTTCCTGATCTCGGggtggagaaacacacacagcagcttctaACGTTCTGCTCTCcacatttaaatacttatttagctttttggtatttgacctttgacctttgatcAAAGAAGACTAAGATAAGACAATGCCCAGAACTTTAGTGAACTAACGTGTGAGGTTGACTCGACGTGAGAAAACGAACGAGGACACGTGACACGAAGCTGCTCTGCCTGCACACAGATGGACCTTGTTGAggacggagtgtgtgtgtgtgtgtgtgtgtgtgtgtgttgttgtgttttccagGCAGCTGCTGTCTTTGAAGCTGAAGATCAaaacatgacctttgacctgacACCTCCCATCCTCACATTTACACTCAGTGCCTCTTATCGCACCGTTACACAACACTAGTAGAGCAAGTAACGATGAATCATCGATTATCGGATCTGTTGTATCGTCTATCGTTTTGTCCACGACTAAAAGATCGTTTACTGTCAGAGAGAACCAACAAATGTAAGAATTCTGACTTTTTAACAATAAGAAATGACTcaaactgaattaaaatagtcgaTTTCTCTTTGCAGCTCTAAACTTCACTGCTCGATGGTCGCATAGTCGACTACTAAAACCACGAATCAGAGTTGTGACCAGCAGATGATTCTCCTGGATGATAATATTTAGCcattgttttgtcaaatgaaGAAACAGTGAGTGGATTTGATTGGTGGACGAAGGATACTGAAGAGTTTGCGGTCCTTGGATTCGGACCTCATGCGGCTGAGCTGCTGTTTGTGGCAGCGGAGGCTCCAGGGGTTGTGGCTGATCTTCTCTGAACTCAAACCGCTGTTCCAGTCCAACATCTGGAAGGGAACGTCCGAGTGGATCTTCGGGTCGAGCCTGGGACTCTTCAGCTCTGCAAggctgcagggaggaggaggaggaggaggagagagggttATTAATATTGCAAACATTGCTGATGGTGACCCTCAGCTactggcagacaaccacaaccCGAGCGTATGTGCAGAGTGGAGACGTCGCCATCACAGGCGAACAAATGAAACACACCCCTTGATTGTTGGAAGCATTTAgaataatgtaagtacacagaTGAAGAGCATGTGTAACATAGGTCTAATGTGggaatgtaacacacacagccGTGTTTGTTCGCCCCAAACAGAAGCTGAATGTTTGGGTTGTGGATGTTTTTTGTCGACCAACTAATAAATGAAACCATTAAAACCTTTAGTAACGGACGACCTGGAGTATTGAAATACTCTTCCTGCTGTATGATCTTACTTATCAGAAGTTTCGGTGTCGTGGGACTCCCTCCTGTCGGGCCGCTCCTCTTTGTGTtcggaggaggacgaggagcgATGGAGGCTGCGCCGGGAGTGTTTCCTCCGCGGCTGCTCCCTCTCTGGGGGGTCGCGCTCCTCGTGCTCCGCCGTCCCTCCCTCCATGTTGCTCTCCACGTACGGGTAAGCCACCAGGTTGATGTAGCCGTCAGAGTCGCCCTCGAAACAAACCATCACCACACCTGACGGAGCAAAACAGACGTTTAGAACTTTACAGCAAAGGAGGAAGTTACAAACTGCATCTTTAAAGTCTTCCTGGGTCAGATCTTAATCTACATGAGCATGATGATGTGGAGTCACAGTACGTGTACTTTATATCTCCATATCTACATATACAGATGAATTAAAAGCTCTGAAGCCTCCTTCCACGGGGTTGATGAGCGTGGAAATGATGTTGATCCCATGCCGCAGCACCGAACACTAACGGGAGATTATCTAAAGAGCAGCGAGGCTCATGTTGGAACACCTACCCTCCCTGTCATTCGTCCTCCGTCTGTGTATCAAGATTTAGTAAATGTTCTGTAAGTTCAATTGAGAAACAGTTTACAGATTAAATACCCAGATAGATGTCTGACgatgttttatttaaacgtTAGGCTGTTATTTTTAGCTTTACAAGCGGAGTGCAGCATCTCATCCTCGCTAAGTGAGGAACCGAACATCCTCCCGGTTTGTCCAAGTTCAATTTTACAGCAAGTTTGCTCCGTAGATGGAAATCATTTCCAAACATCACGTCCAAACTGAAGCGTGCGCTCTGACGACAGGAAACAGGACTTCACCTTCACCTCCACGTCCGACAACACAAGAAGAAACCTGATCTGATAATGTCACAACACTTCTGGATGAAAACAACCTTGACAGATTCAGAAAGTCGTTCCCTggcagctgtctgtctgtctgtctgtctctcgctctgtctctcgctctgtctgtctgtctcgctctgtctgtctgtctctcgctctgtctgtctctctgtcgctctgtctgtctgtctctcgctctgtctgtctctcgctctgtctgtctctctgtcgctctgtctgtctgtctgtctctctcgctctgtctgtctgtctgtctctctcgctctgtctgtctgtctgtctctctcgctctgtctgtctgttattaAATGGTCATTTCCAAGAGTCCAAAACAATAAGTCTAAATTACAGtctacatatataaaaaaatataaatatatatatataaatatatatatata contains the following coding sequences:
- the ip6k1 gene encoding inositol hexakisphosphate kinase 1 isoform X1, with product MCLPHTNNMENKLQGAAQGGGAALRPRAGGVPLEPFVHQVGGHTSMMRYDDHTVCKPLISREQRFYESLPPDMKEFTPEYKGVVMVCFEGDSDGYINLVAYPYVESNMEGGTAEHEERDPPEREQPRRKHSRRSLHRSSSSSEHKEERPDRRESHDTETSDNLAELKSPRLDPKIHSDVPFQMLDWNSGLSSEKISHNPWSLRCHKQQLSRMRSESKDRKLFKPEFLLLENVVHHFSYPCILDLKMGTRQHGDDASEEKAARQMKKCEQSTSATLGVRVCGMQVYQLNTGHYLCRNKYYGRGLSIDGFRQALYQYMHNGKGLRQDLFEPVLNKLRSLKAVLEKQASYRFYSSSLLIIYEGKEPEHATLHQKTPAAPAEPHCGPGPHAPLAPDAPCEKGISQNPDPGSLSSQGPGLMATPSSSPRPPPQAPPSKSDCHSFLPPLPSPQPHPDSFSPAPKLSPCPPPPAPRQPPMVDVRMIDFAHSTFKGFRGDTAVHDGPDRGYVFGLESLVKILESLRDDNLP
- the ip6k1 gene encoding inositol hexakisphosphate kinase 1 isoform X2, translated to MCLPHTNNMENKLQGAAQGGGAALRPRAGGVPLEPFVHQVGGHTSMMRYDDHTVCKPLISREQRFYESLPPDMKEFTPEYKGVVMVCFEGDSDGYINLVAYPYVESNMEGGTAEHEERDPPEREQPRRKHSRRSLHRSSSSSEHKEERPDRRESHDTETSDNLAELKSPRLDPKIHSDVPFQMLDWNSGLSSEKISHNPWSLRCHKQQLSRMRSESKDRKLFKFLLLENVVHHFSYPCILDLKMGTRQHGDDASEEKAARQMKKCEQSTSATLGVRVCGMQVYQLNTGHYLCRNKYYGRGLSIDGFRQALYQYMHNGKGLRQDLFEPVLNKLRSLKAVLEKQASYRFYSSSLLIIYEGKEPEHATLHQKTPAAPAEPHCGPGPHAPLAPDAPCEKGISQNPDPGSLSSQGPGLMATPSSSPRPPPQAPPSKSDCHSFLPPLPSPQPHPDSFSPAPKLSPCPPPPAPRQPPMVDVRMIDFAHSTFKGFRGDTAVHDGPDRGYVFGLESLVKILESLRDDNLP